A section of the Alkalihalobacillus sp. LMS39 genome encodes:
- the thrS gene encoding threonine--tRNA ligase, with the protein MKVTEATIQLTFPDGAIKEFDRGITTEDVAASISPGLRKKALAGKIDGHLVDLRTPIVEKGKIEIITQDSEESLEILRHSTAHLLAQAVKRLYGQVKLGVGPVIENGFYYDIDSEVAITADDLPRIEKEMKKIIGENIEIVRKEVSREEAIARYKEIGDELKLELIEAIPTGETVTIYEQGDFFDLCRGVHVPSTGKLKEFKLLSIAGAYWRGDSNNQMLQRIYGTAFFKKAELDEHLRLLEEAKERDHRKLGKELSLFTNSQKVGQGLPLWLPKGASIRRIIERYIVDKEERLGYKHVYTPVLGSSELYKTSGHWEHYQDGMFPVMEMDNEQLVLRPMNCPHHMMVYKHDIHSYRKLPLRIAELGTMHRYEMSGALTGLQRVRGMTLNDAHIFCRPDQIKEEFIRVVRLIQEVYSDFGIESYSFRLSYRDPEDTEKYFDDDAMWEKAQAMLKEAMDDLSVDYYEAEGEAAFYGPKLDVQVRTALGKDETLSTVQLDFLLPERFDLTYVGEDGKQHRPVVIHRGVVSTMERFVAFLIEEYKGAFPAWLAPIQVQVIPVSPEVHLEYAKKVSEALQQAGVRLEIDERDEKIGYKIREAQMQKIPYMLVLGDKEIETEAVNVRKYGEQKSESIPLTQFIAQLTEQIENKGN; encoded by the coding sequence ATGAAAGTGACAGAAGCAACAATACAATTAACGTTTCCAGATGGTGCGATAAAAGAGTTTGACCGTGGGATAACAACAGAGGATGTCGCAGCGTCCATATCCCCTGGGTTACGAAAAAAAGCATTAGCTGGGAAAATCGATGGGCACTTGGTTGATTTACGAACACCTATCGTTGAAAAGGGGAAAATTGAAATTATTACGCAAGATTCAGAAGAAAGCCTAGAAATTCTTCGTCATAGTACAGCGCACTTACTTGCTCAAGCTGTAAAACGTTTGTATGGACAAGTTAAGCTCGGAGTTGGCCCGGTCATTGAAAATGGATTTTACTATGATATTGATTCAGAAGTGGCCATTACAGCCGATGATCTTCCGCGTATTGAAAAAGAAATGAAAAAAATCATTGGTGAAAACATTGAGATAGTTCGTAAAGAAGTTAGTCGTGAAGAAGCGATTGCACGATATAAAGAAATTGGTGATGAGTTAAAACTAGAATTGATTGAAGCAATCCCAACAGGTGAGACTGTGACGATATATGAACAAGGTGACTTCTTTGATTTATGTCGTGGAGTCCATGTTCCTTCCACAGGAAAATTGAAAGAATTTAAATTGCTAAGTATAGCAGGAGCTTACTGGCGCGGAGATAGCAATAATCAAATGTTACAACGAATTTATGGAACAGCTTTCTTTAAAAAAGCAGAACTAGACGAACATTTACGTTTGCTTGAAGAAGCAAAAGAACGAGACCATCGTAAATTAGGGAAAGAACTTAGCTTGTTTACAAATTCACAAAAAGTGGGACAAGGCCTACCATTATGGCTTCCAAAAGGAGCGTCAATCCGTCGTATTATTGAGCGCTACATTGTTGATAAAGAAGAACGACTTGGTTATAAGCATGTGTATACACCTGTATTAGGAAGCTCAGAGCTTTATAAAACATCAGGTCACTGGGAGCATTATCAAGACGGAATGTTTCCAGTTATGGAAATGGACAATGAACAGCTTGTTCTTCGACCGATGAATTGTCCGCATCATATGATGGTGTATAAGCACGATATTCATAGTTATCGTAAATTACCTTTACGAATTGCAGAGCTAGGAACGATGCACCGTTATGAAATGAGTGGGGCTTTGACAGGGTTACAGCGTGTTCGCGGGATGACATTAAACGATGCCCATATTTTCTGTCGTCCTGACCAAATTAAAGAGGAATTTATCCGAGTAGTTCGTTTAATTCAAGAAGTGTATAGTGACTTTGGAATTGAAAGCTATTCGTTCCGCTTATCTTATCGGGATCCAGAAGATACTGAAAAATATTTTGATGATGATGCGATGTGGGAAAAGGCGCAAGCAATGTTAAAAGAGGCAATGGACGATTTATCTGTCGACTATTATGAAGCGGAAGGAGAAGCAGCATTCTATGGTCCAAAACTTGATGTTCAAGTTCGTACGGCGTTAGGAAAAGATGAAACATTATCAACTGTCCAACTTGACTTCTTATTACCAGAACGCTTTGACTTAACCTATGTCGGAGAAGATGGGAAGCAACATCGACCTGTTGTCATTCATCGTGGTGTTGTATCAACAATGGAACGTTTTGTCGCCTTTTTAATTGAAGAATATAAAGGTGCATTTCCTGCTTGGCTTGCTCCCATTCAAGTTCAAGTGATTCCTGTTTCTCCAGAAGTACATTTAGAATACGCGAAAAAAGTAAGTGAAGCATTGCAACAAGCGGGTGTACGCTTAGAGATTGATGAACGTGATGAAAAAATCGGCTATAAAATTCGGGAAGCACAAATGCAAAAAATTCCGTACATGCTTGTATTAGGAGATAAAGAAATCGAAACTGAAGCGGTAAACGTTCGTAAATACGGAGAGCAAAAATCAGAATCGATTCCGTTAACACAGTTTATTGCACAGCTAACTGAGCAAATTGAAAACAAAGGAAATTAA
- the ytxC gene encoding putative sporulation protein YtxC, translated as MISIHFESQDDCQIIYSKLKRHMELFEQLGGVGTISCEGLSKILIEYNDTSSSFYDSFHPLLVSIFTNHVIDTKEEEWLCEIIETLFYFSDHEEQKQISMIAKEILEGDREDIPSVSKFFNRDALLYKAFSRGFDRDTIFYYEPFLTFRLKEYGEMLIDCVEVAIDEYLLEQEYQNIVEGLRYYLQSVKPKRKVIHLVHDQKFLFYNEQFQKMTRREKKRLLENDLVYEGEIDIDDMVVSPLVSMSPEQVHIYTDEIDNDVVLTIQTIFQERVSIHSRQWFSVPKAFQ; from the coding sequence GTGATTTCAATCCACTTTGAATCCCAAGATGATTGTCAAATCATCTATTCAAAATTAAAAAGACACATGGAATTATTTGAGCAGTTAGGAGGGGTCGGGACCATTTCATGTGAGGGATTATCGAAAATCTTGATCGAGTACAATGATACGAGCAGCAGTTTTTATGATTCCTTTCATCCGCTACTCGTTTCTATTTTCACAAACCATGTTATTGATACGAAAGAAGAAGAGTGGTTATGCGAAATCATTGAAACGCTTTTTTACTTCAGTGACCATGAAGAACAAAAGCAAATCTCAATGATTGCAAAAGAAATTTTGGAAGGCGACAGGGAGGATATTCCGTCGGTTTCTAAGTTTTTTAACCGGGATGCCCTGTTATATAAGGCATTCTCACGAGGATTTGATCGAGATACGATTTTTTATTATGAGCCATTTCTAACATTTCGCTTAAAGGAATATGGTGAAATGCTCATTGATTGTGTAGAAGTAGCGATTGATGAATATTTATTAGAGCAGGAATACCAAAACATTGTTGAAGGTCTTCGATATTATTTGCAATCCGTTAAGCCTAAGCGAAAAGTCATCCATTTAGTCCATGACCAAAAGTTTTTGTTTTATAACGAACAGTTTCAAAAAATGACAAGAAGAGAAAAAAAGCGGTTATTAGAGAATGACCTTGTTTATGAAGGAGAAATCGATATTGATGATATGGTTGTCTCCCCGCTTGTAAGTATGTCACCTGAGCAAGTACATATTTACACCGATGAAATTGATAATGATGTTGTATTAACGATACAAACGATATTTCAAGAACGAGTTAGTATTCATTCAAGACAATGGTTTAGCGTTCCTAAAGCATTTCAGTAA